The following coding sequences are from one Leishmania major strain Friedlin complete genome, chromosome 36 window:
- a CDS encoding putative succinyl-CoA ligase [GDP-forming] beta-chain → MFRFGRLCTPKAASVQRRFLNIHEYQSKQIIKDNGGRVEFGIACKTIEEVEAACAKIKTEKKVVKSQILAGGRGKGVFKDGFQGGVHVCDSAAAAVEAAKHMLGNTLVTKQTGPKGQLVNTLYVTEAVAGIKRELYLSLILDRKSASPMFIGSAEGGMSIEELAKTHPEKIKTMKVNVAEGVDHDAAVAYAKELGFAGETTERAAEQIKALYNIGKSKDCTMVEINPFVELENGDVMEIDAKLSFDDNAAFRQRGIFALEDQTQIDSKEVLAKKHDLNYIALDGNVGCLVNGAGLAMATMDTISLHGGSAANFLDAGGSASEEQIVAAFKIITGDSNVKSILVNIFGGIMHCDVIAQGVVNASKALNTTIPIVVRLCGTNEQRGKEIIRNSGLVIHPVEDFDSAARKAVELAK, encoded by the coding sequence ATGTTCCGCTTTGGTCGCTTGTGCACCCCCAAAGCTGccagcgtgcagcgccgcttcctGAACATCCATGAGTACCAGTCCAAGCAGATCATTAAGGACAACGGCGGCAGGGTGGAGTTCGGTATTGCATGCAAGACGATCGAGGAGGTCGAGGCCGCGTGCGCCAAGATCAAGACGGAGAAGAAGGTCGTGAAGTCTCAGATCTTGGCCGGTGGTCGCGGTAAGGGTGTATTCAAAGATGGCTTCCAGGgtggtgtgcacgtgtgcgacagcgccgctgccgccgtcgaggcTGCCAAGCACATGCTCGGTAACACGCTGGTGACGAAGCAGACCGGTCCCAAGGGCCAGCTGGTGAACACGCTGTACGTCACGGAGGCCGTCGCGGGCATCAAGCGCGAGCTCTACCTTTCCCTCATCCTCGACCGAAAGAGCGCGTCGCCCATGTTCATCGGTAGCGCCGAGGGCGGTATGAGCATCGAGGAGCTCGCCAAGACCCACCCGGAAAAGATCAAGACCATGAAGGTCAACGTCGCTGAGGGTGTGGACCACGACGCGGCTGTGGCGTACGCCAAGGAGCTCGGCTTCGCAGGTGAGACGACGGAGCGCGCGGCAGAGCAAATCAAAGCCCTCTACAATATCGGCAAGTCGAAGGACTGCACCATGGTGGAGATTAATCCATTCGTTGAGCTCGAAAACGGTGATGTGATGGAGATCGACGCCAAGCTCAGCTTTGACGACAACGCCGCCTTCCGCCAGAGGGGTATCTTCGCCCTGGAGGATCAGACCCAGATCGATAGCAAGGAAGTGCTCGCCAAGAAGCACGATCTGAACTACATCGCTCTTGATGGCAATGTCGGCTGTCTTGTGAATGGCGCTGGTCTGGCCATGGCCACCATGGACACCATTTCtctgcacggcggcagcgcggccaaCTTCCTCGACGCTGGTGGTAGCGCCTCCGAGGAGCAGATTGTGGCTGCCTTCAAGATCATCACGGGTGATTCGAACGTGAAGAGCATCCTGGTTAACATCTTCGGTGGTATCATGCACTGCGATGTCATAGCGCAAGGTGTCGTGAACGCCTCCAAGGCGCTCAACACCACCATCCCGATCGTGGTGCGCCTTTGCGGCACTAacgagcagcgcggcaaggaGATCATCCGCAACAGTGGCCTCGTCATCCACCCCGTCGAAGACTTCGATTCCGCTGCCCGCAAGGCGGTAGAGCTTGCCAAGTAG
- a CDS encoding putative GTP-binding protein, which translates to MLRRRWGAHRARHRFVDRVKVLLCSGAGGDGASIMAHEHGNEFAGPGGGNGGNGGNVMLQCVKQHTDLSHIEDLGSQISAGAGCCGFSREAHGKRGQDLWLQLPLGTQVVDMDTNEVQYDMDEEGMQIVLLEGGQGGKGNAAFANKWHHSPIESTKGLPGNTMLAQIELKTIADCGLIGYPNAGKSSLLSAISASKPTIAPYAFTTLRPYVGVLHDLYGNVCRVADIPGLIEGAYENRGLGHQFLRHVERTKCLALVVDMCNTYVPDTGLRNSSEVLQPWDVVELLLQELEYYLPGMSQRVIMTFANKMDIEKDSTGTATQVKLSELKRRVSMPVFPISAALGIHLGPQHEQTGLAPALQFMCGEVFARQSQEREMRQFRFSHERAQLERAFRAKHNGVFLPQVHALGAHGAEASQDLDDEAADRGGSLVDQQLDFLGNSGLGVKFDAYENSAARGQLHRYRDLTMKGKYWNLTRQDGEVMKGEKWS; encoded by the coding sequence ATGCTTCGGCGTAGGTGGGGCGCGCACAGGGCAAGGCATCGCTTTGTCGACCGCGTCAAGGTGCTACTCTgcagcggagctggcggcgatggtgcaAGCATCATGGCTCACGAGCACGGCAACGAGTTTGCCGGCCCAGGCGGTGGTAATGGAGGCAACGGCGGTAATGTGATGCTGCAATGCGTCAAGCAGCACACTGACCTCAGTCATATCGAGGACCTGGGTAGTCAGATCTCCGCCGGCgcaggctgctgcggcttctCTCGTGAGGCGCACGGCAAGCGTGGACAGGATCTgtggctgcagctgccgctgggaACCCAGGTCGTGGACATGGACACGAACGAAGTGCAGTACGACATGGATGAGGAGGGGATGCAGATTGTGCTGCTGGAAGGCGGCCAGGGCGGCAAAGGCAATGCCGCCTTTGCGAACAAATGGCACCACTCTCCCATCGAGTCCACCAAGGGGCTGCCCGGCAACACGATGCTCGCCCAAATCGAGCTGAAAACCATCGCCGACTGCGGCCTCATCGGCTACCCGAATGCTGGCAAGTCGTCCTTGCTGTCCGCCATCAGCGCCAGCAAGCCCACCATTGCCCCGTACGCCTTCACAACCCTACGTCCGTACGTTGGCGTGCTTCACGACCTCTACGGGAATGTGTGCCGCGTCGCGGACATTCCGGGCCTCATCGAAGGTGCTTACGAGAACCGCGGCCTGGGTCATCAGTTTCTGCGCCACGTGGAGCGTACAAAGTGCCTTGCCTTAGTGGTGGACATGTGCAACACATACGTCCCCGACACGGGCTTGCGCAACTCCtccgaggtgctgcagccgtggGACGTGGTGGAGCTCCTTCTCCAGGAACTGGAGTACTACCTCCCCGGCATGAGCCAGCGCGTCATCATGACCTTCGCCAATAAAATGGACATCGAGAAGGATAGCACTGGCACTGCCACGCAGGTAAAGCTCTCGGAGCTCAAGCGGCGCGTGTCGATGCCGGTGTTCCCGATCTCCGCCGCCCTCGGCATCCACCTTGGACCACAGCACGAGCAAACCGGGCTGGCCCCAGCCTTGCAGTTCATGTGTGGAGAAGTGTTTGCGCGCCAGTCGCAGGAGCGCGAGATGCGACAGTTCCGCTTCTCACACGAACGCGCACAGCTTGAACGAGCCTTCCGCGCTAAGCACAACGGTGTCTTTCTACCCCAGGTGCACGCCCTGGGTGCACACGGAGCAGAAGCTTCGCAAGACCTAGACGACGAGGCTGCCGACCGCGGTGGCTCGCTGGTGGACCAGCAACTCGACTTTTTGGGTAACAGCGGTCTTGGCGTGAAGTTTGATGCCTACGAGAACTCTGCTGCGCGGGGCCAGCTGCATCGCTACCGCGATCTCACCATGAAGGGCAAGTACTGGAATCTGACCCGGCAAGATGGCGAGGTGATGAAGGGAGAAAAGTGGAGCTGA